AGTGAGTATGAAAAAGTGGAGAGTGATCAGAAAAAGCGCTGCATGCTTTGCAGCCTGGATAGTTTTTATGACTGTCAGCATATCCGTCATGGCCCAGGATGGGAACGCGGGTATCAACGAGGCCAATCAAAAGGTCAGAAGCTATTTTGCCGCGGGTACCAACCTGATGTATGCTGTGGGTGCCATCCTCGGTTTGATAGGTGCAGTTAAGGTTTACCAGAAATGGAACGGCGGTGATCAGGATACAAGCAAGGTTGCAGCAGCGTGGTTTGGGAGCTGCGTATTCCTGGTAGTAGTGGCTACCGTAATTAAATCCTTCTTCGGGGTATAATTCTCTTAAAGAAATCTGATATGGAAGCGATACTAATGGGACGCTTGTGGGCATTCATTGCCCAAAATAACCCCGATCTGCGTTTAAGCCTGGAAAATGACTTTGCCGTTCAAAAATACCTGGAAGAAAAGGTAGAGAATGTAGTACCCCTGCTCGAAGGACTACTCAAACAGGGGCGGCCGCTCTATGCGATAGAAGAACTCTGTATGAACGAACTGACAAGGGATCTATACCCCTCGAAATTCAATTACATCGCGCATATACTGGAGGTTGATTTTGAGCAAACCTATGAGCAATACAGGGCCAACGGCTTACTGACCTACGAAGTGATTAACATGATCAATGTGTGTAACCCGCTATTTGAGCAACTCGGATTCAGTGAAGAAAACGCAGAAAGCAGGCAGGTGAATTATGCGATTACCGGAGCGATAGCAGCATATCTGCAAAGTGCCTGAGCGAACGATTCAGGTGTGTGATAACGTGAAAATGAAATGTGAGAGATGGCTTATAACACGCTACATCAATTAAGGGCCAATGTAAGCGCAATTAAGATTGCATTGGAATGGGAAGCAGGTAAAGTACTTTCCGAACAGGATATTCTGGCATTGCAGAGGTATTCCGGTTTCGGCGGTATAAAGGCTATCCACTATCCTTACAGCGTCACAGAAGAATGGCAGCAGATGGGTGCTACGAAGGCCGATTTGAAGTTGTACGAAGACTTGATGCAGTTTCATGAATATTTGGAAAGGCGTTTCAGTCCGGTCGAGTATCGAAATTTCATCAGCTCTTTGAAAGACAGTACGCTCACGGCCTTTTACACACCTGAATTTGTTCCCCAGGTCATCACATCTGTGCTGAAACGGTTTCAGATCAATCCGAAACGCCTGTATGAGCCCAGCGCAGGATCAGGGGTATTCATCCGTCAGGCGGTCGCCAATTTTGATAGCCTGTCTCATGTTACCAGTGTAGAAAAGGACTTGCTAACGGCAAGGGTACTACAGGCGCTGAACAGTAACTATAACATCCCGGTATCCACACATGCGATGGGCTTTGAGGAAGCGCCAATTGATGATAACGGTAAGTATGATCTGCTGATGAGCAATATGCCCTTCGGCAATTATTCTGTTTTTGATGCAGCTTATCCGAGTAAGGATTACAGCGGCAAAATTCATAATTACTTTTTTGTAAAAGGGCTGGATAAGCTGGCCGACGGCGGGTTAATGGCATACATCACTACGGATGCCTTTTTAAACAGCCGCTCTAACTATGAGGTCAGAAAGTATCTTTTTGAGCAGGCC
This genomic interval from Mucilaginibacter defluvii contains the following:
- a CDS encoding DUF4134 domain-containing protein, producing the protein MTVSISVMAQDGNAGINEANQKVRSYFAAGTNLMYAVGAILGLIGAVKVYQKWNGGDQDTSKVAAAWFGSCVFLVVVATVIKSFFGV
- a CDS encoding DUF1896 family protein; this encodes MEAILMGRLWAFIAQNNPDLRLSLENDFAVQKYLEEKVENVVPLLEGLLKQGRPLYAIEELCMNELTRDLYPSKFNYIAHILEVDFEQTYEQYRANGLLTYEVINMINVCNPLFEQLGFSEENAESRQVNYAITGAIAAYLQSA